One genomic region from Carettochelys insculpta isolate YL-2023 chromosome 4, ASM3395843v1, whole genome shotgun sequence encodes:
- the KCTD8 gene encoding BTB/POZ domain-containing protein KCTD8 isoform X2: MALKDTGGGILPISDMGSAAAPSGCPFPEVVELNVGGQVYVTRHSTLLSVPDSTLASMFSPRRGSQAAARELPRDSRARFFIDRDGFLFRYVLDYLRDKQLALPEHFPEKERLLREAEYFQLGELVKLLSPKVSKQGSLNDEGCQSDLEDSASQGSGELLLRAAALEKRSGFLTVGYRGSYTAVRESQADAKFRRVARIMVCGRIALAKEVFGETLNESRDPDRPPEKYTSRFYLKFTYLEQAFDRLSEAGFHMVACNSTGTAAFINQYREDKIWSSYTEYIFYRTEVKLTNLQFNRFFLPF, from the coding sequence ATGGCTCTGAAGGACACGGGCGGCGGCATCCTGCCCATCAGCGACATGGGCTCGGCCGCCGCGCCGTCCGGCTGCCCCTTCCCCGAGGTGGTGGAGCTGAACGTGGGCGGGCAGGTGTACGTGACTCGGCACTCCACGCTGCTCAGCGTGCCGGACAGCACCCTGGCCAGCATGTTCTCGCCGCGCCGGGGCAGCCAGGCGGCCGCCCGGGAGCTGCCCAGGGACAGCCGGGCGCGCTTCTTCATCGACCGCGACGGCTTCCTCTTTCGGTACGTGCTGGATTACCTGCGGGACAAGCAGCTGGCGCTGCCCGAGCACTTCCCGGAGAAGGAGCGGCTGCTGCGGGAGGCCGAGTacttccagctgggggagctggtcaAGCTGCTGTCGCCCAAGGTCAGCAAGCAGGGCTCGCTCAACGACGAGGGCTGCCAGAGCGACCTGGAGGACAGCGCCTCGCAGGGCAGCGGCGAGCTCCTGCTGCGGGCCGCCGCGCTGGAGAAGCGCTCGGGCTTCCTCACCGTGGGCTACCGGGGCTCGTACACCGCCGTGCGGGAGAGCCAGGCGGACGCCAAGTTCCGCAGGGTGGCGCGGATCATGGTGTGCGGCCGGATCGCCCTAGCCAAGGAGGTCTTCGGGGAGACGCTCAACGAGAGCCGGGACCCCGACCGGCCGCCGGAGAAATACACCTCCCGCTTCTACCTCAAGTTCACCTACCTGGAGCAGGCGTTTGACCGGCTCTCCGAGGCCGGCTTCCACATGGTGGCTTGTAACTCCACCGGCACCGCCGCCTTCATCAACCAGTACCGGGAGGACAAGATCTGGAGCAGCTACACCGAGTACATCTTCTACA